The Candidatus Methanoperedens sp. sequence GATCCCTTCATACACATTGAAAGAAGAAGATTTCACAGACGGCATAGGAAAGCTGGACGGCTCTTCCATCAAGGGCTTTAAGGCCATCTTCGAGTCTGATATGAGGATGTTCCCAGACCCGAGTACCTGCGCCATCCTCCCATGGACCGACAACACGCCGCACAGGACGCTCCGCCTGATATGCGACCTCTACGATGCCTTCGGAGGACCGCGGTTCTCACGCGACCCCAGGCACATAGCGCAGAGGGCAGAGCAGGCTGTAAACAAAGCGGGTTTTGACCTCTCATACTGGGGACCCGAGCTTGAGTTCTTCGTGTTCGACTCGTTCAGGATGTATCCAAGCTTCTCCTCGGCACGCGATGCCTGGTCTGGCACCGGATACGAGATAGAATCAAAAGAAGCCCCCTGGTCGCAAACGAGCGGCATAAACCACCCGATAAGGTTCAAGGAAGGCTACTACCCCGCACCCCCACAGGACACACTGCAGGAATACCGCAGCGAGGTAACAGGGCTGCTCTACGACTACTTCGGCATAATCTGCGATGCGCACCACCACGAGGTAGCCACCGCAGGACAGTGCGAGATCGATATGAAGTACGACACGCTCACGAAGATGGCTGATAACGTGCTCACGTACAAGAACGTGGTCAAGAACGTGGCATACAATATGAAAATGATCGCCACCTTCATGCCAAAGCCGATATTCGGCGACAATGCCTCAGGCATGCATATCCACCAGTCGCTCTGGAAGAAAGGGAGGAATACCTTCTATGACCCGGACGACGAGTATGCGGAGATATCGCAGACCTGCCGCTACTACATCGGCGGACTGATGGAACATTCAAGGGCACTGTGCGCCATCACCTCGCCCACCACGAACTCATACAAGAGGCTTGTTCCTGGCTACGAGGCTCCTGTCTATATCGCATGGAGCAAGCGCAACCGCTCGGCAAGCATAAGGGTGCCTGTGTATGAGAAGGGCAAGGAGGCTCCGAAGAGAATCGAGTTCAGACCGCCTGATACGAGCTGCAATACCTATTTTGCGTTTGCCGCGCTCACTGCAGCAGGGCTTGACGGCATCAAGAG is a genomic window containing:
- the glnA gene encoding type I glutamate--ammonia ligase, with amino-acid sequence MSSSTPTPQKLLEFIKEKTVKWVDLQFMDIPGYIQHITIPSYTLKEEDFTDGIGKLDGSSIKGFKAIFESDMRMFPDPSTCAILPWTDNTPHRTLRLICDLYDAFGGPRFSRDPRHIAQRAEQAVNKAGFDLSYWGPELEFFVFDSFRMYPSFSSARDAWSGTGYEIESKEAPWSQTSGINHPIRFKEGYYPAPPQDTLQEYRSEVTGLLYDYFGIICDAHHHEVATAGQCEIDMKYDTLTKMADNVLTYKNVVKNVAYNMKMIATFMPKPIFGDNASGMHIHQSLWKKGRNTFYDPDDEYAEISQTCRYYIGGLMEHSRALCAITSPTTNSYKRLVPGYEAPVYIAWSKRNRSASIRVPVYEKGKEAPKRIEFRPPDTSCNTYFAFAALTAAGLDGIKRKTDPGDPCDENIYHLTPERRKQMGIKECPGSLLEALGELESDRKFLEPIFPGDAIDMWIELKSEEYKQNSIRPTPYEFYQYFDI